A genomic stretch from Arachis stenosperma cultivar V10309 chromosome 3, arast.V10309.gnm1.PFL2, whole genome shotgun sequence includes:
- the LOC130966284 gene encoding polyadenylate-binding protein-interacting protein 9-like, which produces MLGGFFERVSEWIPSMAAVAEVPTDIAAPNRLDSKPKPKAESDEFNVQTLVDIFKKLNPLAKEFFPSSYSHQGHYHSSPNPSLPNNFDADSNKRNRRRRANFNQGGRRLNGRVKAQREDSVKRTVYVSDIDQQVTEERLAAIFSTCGQVIDCRICGDPHSVLRFAFVEFTDEEGARAALRLGGTVLGYYPLKVLPSKTAILPVNPTFLPRSADEREMCTRTVYCTNIDKKVSQTEVKSFFESSCGEVTRLRLLGDRAHSTRIAFVEFAMAESAIVALSCSGMPLGTQPVRVSPSKTPVRTRVARPAPQ; this is translated from the exons ATGTTGGGAGGGTTTTTTGAGCGAGTGAGTGAGTGGATTCCATCCATGGCTGCAGTTGCTGAGGTTCCCACTGACATTGCAGCTCCAAATCGATTGGACTCAAAGCCAAAACCAAAGGCAGAATCTGATGAGTTCAATGTGCAAACGCTTGTTGACATCTTCAAAAAACTGAACCCTTTGGCCAAGGAGTTCTTCCCTTCATCTTATTCTCACCAGGGTCACTATCACTCCTCGCCCAATCCGTCTCTCCCCAATAATTTTGATGCTGATAGTAACAAAAGGAACCGAAGG AGGCGAGCAAATTTTAACCAGGGAGGTAGAAGGTTGAATGGAAGAGTGAAGGCTCAGAGAGAGGATAGTGTTAAAAGAACAGTATATGTTTCTGATATTGATCAGCAG GTTACCGAGGAGCGCCTTGCTGCCATATTCAGCACTTGCGGGCAG GTAATTGACTGCCGAATTTGTGGTGATCCTCATTCAGTTCTTCGTTTTGCATTTGTGGAGTTCACAGATGAAG AAGGTGCAAGGGCAGCTTTAAGACTTGGTGGAACTGTGCTTGGATATTATCCTCTCAAGGTCCTTCCATCAAAAACTGCTATCCTTCCAGTGAATCCTACATTTCTTCCAAGG TCAGCTGATGAGCGGGAAATGTGTACCCGAACCGTCTACTGTACAAATATTGATAAAAAG GTTTCTCAAACTGAAGTCAAGAGTTTTTTTGAATCATCTTGTGGTGAG GTCACTCGGCTGAGGCTGTTAGGAGATCGCGCGCATTCAACTCGTATTGCTTTTGTTGAATTTGCAATG GCTGAAAGTGCCATCGTAGCATTAAGTTGTAGCGGGATGCCCTTGGGAACCCAACCTGTCAG GGTGAGTCCTTCTAAAACGCCCGTGAGGACAAGGGTTGCTCGTCCAGCACCTCAGTAA